In a genomic window of Candidatus Eisenbacteria bacterium:
- a CDS encoding zf-HC2 domain-containing protein, which translates to MMDHREAAALLDDWIDGTLHPERAAEVEAHISRCDACRAEAEELRSLRRAAARLPRSIEPGRDLWPGIAAAIGGDGDVTERPSALRRRRTGRAARLLRVGAPPVAVAAAALLVILLLDGTPPGGGERIAERSPLTETAPIDPAVLRIARAIEEECRSSDREARYYLSRLGGAAPEAVLLIQRDLDDAGRAAEEARDAWLASPESPFLGRCMTEAYRMKAELQGELVRVAALTAAAPGAGAGVSPQGRAPRAEDRSALRST; encoded by the coding sequence GTGATGGACCACCGCGAGGCGGCGGCGCTGCTCGATGACTGGATCGATGGGACGCTTCATCCGGAGCGGGCGGCCGAGGTGGAGGCGCACATTTCCCGCTGCGACGCCTGCCGGGCCGAGGCGGAGGAATTGCGAAGCCTCCGGCGGGCCGCGGCCCGCCTCCCCCGCTCCATCGAACCGGGGCGGGATCTCTGGCCGGGGATCGCCGCCGCCATCGGCGGGGACGGCGATGTGACGGAGCGTCCCTCCGCGCTTCGACGCCGAAGGACAGGGCGCGCCGCGCGGCTCCTCCGTGTCGGGGCGCCTCCTGTCGCCGTGGCGGCCGCCGCTCTTCTGGTGATCCTCTTGCTGGACGGAACCCCTCCGGGCGGCGGGGAAAGGATCGCCGAGAGATCGCCGCTGACGGAAACCGCGCCGATCGACCCGGCGGTTCTTCGGATCGCCCGAGCCATCGAGGAAGAGTGCCGGTCTTCGGATCGGGAGGCGCGATACTACCTCTCCCGCCTCGGCGGCGCCGCGCCGGAGGCGGTCCTTCTCATTCAAAGGGATCTGGACGACGCCGGACGTGCGGCGGAGGAGGCGCGCGACGCATGGCTCGCCTCACCGGAGAGTCCCTTCCTGGGCCGATGCATGACCGAGGCTTACCGGATGAAGGCGGAGCTGCAAGGGGAACTGGTGCGCGTGGCGGCGCTCACCGCGGCCGCGCCGGGCGCCGGGGCGGGTGTTTCCCCGCAGGGGCGCGCCCCCCGAGCGGAGGATCGCTCCGCGCTTCGTTCGACATGA
- a CDS encoding sigma-70 family RNA polymerase sigma factor: MAPAHAEAPPFQPFSAAGRLSVERGAGGEPPRERSLTRAEDRPATGEGAAEIEEDLSALVRLAREGDRGAFERLYRLHVGRVYALVLRMIADPVEAESLTQDVFVQVWRKLGSYRGTGSFGGWLRRVTVNTTIENRRVRARRLRIEAPGEAVEDRPSPRPSHAGRSEIRIDLERALAALPERAREVFVLHDVEGYKHEEIAGMTGVAVGTVKAQLHRARRLLREALGGR; encoded by the coding sequence ATGGCGCCCGCGCATGCGGAGGCGCCCCCATTCCAACCCTTTTCCGCCGCCGGCCGTCTATCGGTTGAACGCGGGGCCGGGGGCGAGCCCCCGAGGGAGAGGTCCTTGACGCGAGCGGAGGATCGGCCCGCCACCGGAGAAGGGGCGGCGGAGATCGAAGAAGACCTTTCGGCGCTCGTCCGGCTCGCCCGGGAGGGGGACCGAGGAGCTTTCGAGAGGCTCTATCGCTTGCACGTCGGGCGGGTCTACGCGCTGGTCCTCCGCATGATCGCCGACCCGGTCGAGGCGGAGAGCCTCACCCAAGACGTCTTCGTTCAGGTCTGGCGGAAACTGGGTTCTTACCGGGGCACCGGTTCCTTCGGTGGGTGGCTCCGGCGGGTGACCGTGAACACGACCATCGAGAACCGTCGCGTGCGCGCGAGGCGTCTTCGGATCGAAGCGCCGGGGGAAGCGGTGGAAGATCGTCCCTCGCCGAGGCCTTCGCACGCCGGGCGGAGCGAGATCCGTATCGACCTGGAGAGGGCGCTGGCGGCGCTGCCGGAGAGGGCGCGGGAGGTGTTCGTGCTGCACGACGTGGAAGGGTATAAACACGAGGAGATCGCCGGGATGACCGGCGTGGCGGTCGGGACCGTGAAGGCCCAGCTGCACCGGGCGCGGCGCCTGCTGCGCGAAGCGCTCGGCGGAAGGTGA